A region of Saimiri boliviensis isolate mSaiBol1 chromosome 10, mSaiBol1.pri, whole genome shotgun sequence DNA encodes the following proteins:
- the TAS2R16 gene encoding LOW QUALITY PROTEIN: taste receptor type 2 member 16 (The sequence of the model RefSeq protein was modified relative to this genomic sequence to represent the inferred CDS: inserted 2 bases in 2 codons; substituted 2 bases at 2 genomic stop codons), with translation MIPFQLTIFFMIIYVLESLIIFVQSSLIVAVLGREWLQVRRLMPVYMILISLGISRFCLQWASMQSNFCSYFNLNFVLYNLKITWEFFNILTFWLNSLLAVFYFIKISSFAHPIFLWLRXRILKLVPXLLLGSLMITFVTIIPSATGYYIHIXFFTVEHLPRNSTETDRLQKIHQYLFQYHKAVSLVVPFSLFLASNILLMASLTKKMQHHTASHCNPSMKAHYTALRSLAILFIMFASYFLTILISIXGTLFDRSSWLWVWEAFIYALISMRSTSLMLSSPTLKRILKGKC, from the exons ATGATACCCTTCCAACTCACCATCTTCTTCATGATCATCTATGTGCTTGAGTCCTTGATAATTTTTGTTCAGAGCAGCTTAATTGTTGCAGTGCTGGGCAGAGAATGGCTGCAAGTCAGAAGGCTGATGCCTGTGTACATGATTCTCATCAGCCTGGGCATCTCTCGCTTCTGTCTACAGTGGGCATCAATGCAGAGTAATTTTTGCTCCTATTTTAACCTTAATTTTGTACTTTACAacttaaaaattacctgggaatTTTTTAATATCCTTACATTCTGGTTAAACAGCTTGCTTGCCGTCTTCTACTTCATCAAGATCTCTTCTTTCGCCCATCCCATCTTTCTCTGGCTGAGGTGAAGAATTCTGAAGTTGGTTC TGCTATTACTGGGTTCTCTGATGATTACTTTTGTGACAATCATCCCTTCAGCTACTGGGTATTACATTCATATTTAGTTTTTCACCGTGGAGCATCTACCCAGAAACAGCACTGAAACTGACAGACTTCAAAAGATTCATCAGTATCTGTTCCAGTATCATAAAGCAGTCTCGTTGGTTGTTCCTTTTTCCCTGTTCCTGGCCTCCAATATCTTGCTCATGGCATCACTGACCAAGAAGATGCAACATCATACTGCTAGTCACTGCAACCCAAGCATGAAAGCACACTACACTGCCCTGAGGTCCCTTGCCATCTTATTTATCATGTTTGCCTCTTACTTTCTAACCATACTTATCAGCA TTGGTACTCTATTTGATAGGAGTTCTTGGTTATGGGTCTGGGAAGCTTTCATCTATGCTTTGATCTCTATGCGTTCCACTTCACTGATGCTGAGCAGCCCTACATTGAAAAGAATTCTAAAGGGAAAGTGCTAG